One window of Aspergillus oryzae RIB40 DNA, chromosome 3 genomic DNA carries:
- a CDS encoding uncharacterized protein (FAD/FMN-containing dehydrogenases), with protein MSKKQLALALTCALSFSPACAIAFRDTMALPVSLQQCLNSTGVAVMYPSDMNYDALSRPQNANYQPHPKVIVVPTSSEEVAASVRCVAAEKGDVKLSTRGGGHSYAAYGFSGEVVVDSSQMKGMSFDDDKKEVTVQFGQTLGPLAVAMGRKGYALPHGTCPGVGIAGHALGGGWGFTSRKWGWLLDHIVSLELVDIGGNIKLLNSSSVGMDAELWWALRGAGANNFGVVTSFTYAMEAAPTAVMNYGISFSSKSDCAQVLLAVQELGSISTDDPDGLPVELGGEVIISGADATNVCSFTGQYLGERAAFVPVLDRLLGKLADRGVRPVNSTSYIKEFDDWIDALTDLMGSLDEPSTPQPYYAQSLVDDGAPNYTSHGVEHIIDAIQNAKLVKDTENHVSFDLNGPGSRTNIPPTSGDTSFIHRDSLFLVQIFSYKFPGFNNTDGRDQGLKKVTNVADSIKQAKPSGQWHAYQNYIDPYLDDFGQAYYGVNLEHLKSLKAVADPDSVFDFPQGLGHA; from the exons ATGTCGAAGAAACAACTAGCTTTGGCGCTGACATGCGCACTCAGTTTCTCGCCCGCCTGTGCGATTGCATTCAGGGACACTATGGCTCTCCCGGTCTCACTGCAACAATGCTTAAACAGTACCGGAGTGGCCGTGATGTATCCTAGCGACATGAACTATGATGCATTATCACGCCCGCAGAATGCGAATTATCAGCCCCATCCAAAGGTTATTGTGGTACCCACGTCATCGGAGGAGGTAGCTGCTAGCGTACGCTGTGTAGCTGCTGAGAAAGGGGATGTCAAGCTCAGTACTCGGGGAGGCGGTCACAGCTATGCTGCGTACGGTTTCTCCGGTGAGGTAGTCGTTGATTCCAGTCAGATGAAAGGGATGAGTTTCGACGAcgacaagaaggaagttACGGTGCAATTTGGTCAAACTTTGGGTCCATTGGCGGTTGCAATGGGTCGGAAAGGATATGCCCTTCCACACGGTACCTGCCCCGGTGTCGGAATTGCAGGGCATGCGTtaggtggtggttgggggtTTACATCGCGTAAATGGGGGTGGCTTCTTGATCATA TCGTGTCGCTAGAACTTGTTGATATTGGCGGGAATATCAAGCTGCTGAACTCTAGCTCAGTGGGGATGGATGCGGAGTTGTGGTGGGCATTaagaggagctggagctAACAATTTTGGCGTTGTAACATCGTTTACGTATGCTATGGAGGCAGCCCCGACTGCAGTTATGAACTATGGAATCAGTTTCTCGTCCAAATCAGACTGCGCACAAGTGCTATTGGCAGTCCAGGAGCTAGGCTCTATCTCTACCGACGATCCTGATGGTCTTCCGGTCGAGCTTGGTGGAGAGGTCATTATATCTGGTGCCGATGCCACGAACGTTTGCTCTTTTACTGGACAGTATTTGGGAGAGCGCGCCGCATTTGTACCAGTACTCGATAGATTGTTGGGCAAACTTGCAGACCGCGGAGTGAGGCCAGTCAATTCTACGTCCTACATCAAAGAGTTTGATGACTGGATAGACGCTCTCACAGACCTCATGGGCTCGTTGGATGAGCCCAGTACTCCGCAGCCATATTATGCTCAGTCTCTGGTGGACGATGGCGCCCCCAATTATACATCCCATGGTGTAGAACACATCATCGACGCTATTCAGAACGCAAAACTGGTCAAAGATACAGAGAATCATGTCTCTTTCGATCTGAATGGACCAGGCTCAAGAACGAACATTCCACCGACGTCCGGCGATACATCGTTCATCCATCGGGATAGTTTATTTCTTGTCCAAATCTTCTCCTATAAGTTTCCTGGCTTCAACAACACAGATGGCCGTGATCAAGGACTCAAGAAAGTTACCAACGTTGCAGACAGTATCAAACAAGCTAAACCTAGTGGCCAGTGGCACGCCTATCAGAACTATATTGATCCCTACCTTGATGATTTTGGACAGGCGTACTATGGCGTAAATTTAGAACATTTGAAGTCGCTGAAGGCCGTTGCAGATCCGGATTCAGTGTTCGATTTTCCGCAGGGGCTAGGGCATGCATGA
- a CDS encoding uncharacterized protein (predicted protein) has product MKIAELGTGTGVWLFEGAKYLPATTQLDGFNISDEQFPLKEQCPPNLRFDIMDSFVDPPASLVGQYDVVHLRMWTSNFRNRDSGVIIHHVRELLSELRLI; this is encoded by the exons ATGAAGATTGCCGAGCTTGGAACCGGAACAGG AGTCTGGCTCTTCGAAGGAGCAAAATATCTCCCAGCGACAACTCAGCTGGATGGATTCAACATCTCCGATGAGCAATTTCCTCTGAAGGAGCAGTGCCCGCCTAACCTCAGATTCGATATCATGGATTCTTTTGTCGATCCACCAGCCTCTCTTGTTGGTCAGTATGATGTGGTACATCTTCGTATGTGGACGAGTAACTTCCGAAACCGTGATTCGGGCGTCATCATCCATCATGTCAGGGAGCTGTTGAGTGAGTTACGACTTATCTGA
- a CDS encoding putative salicylate synthetase (anthranilate/para-aminobenzoate synthases component I) — MAVLPTSIYLRPGPPDALQRVATVLSKLKSDDYYAYERTGVWYLGIGNRSSVTIDPEGRKATFSTNGKDEVRSIDGGVTDVVREYTSANEDCGTRIYGYIGFSYALLLRGIPHTAGEWPMLSLMVPRTEVVFYPDRITLTGVDKGETVELSALVDDTTCIEPSPGHPIDTNTRASEYVEQVEAALADIRAEKYTKVIPSRAVSLPWRVDMPGTLLCGRQHNNPARSFCLRHGNNQAIGFSPELVMSLRDGKVTTEPLAGTRSQEEGGDKSKKLKEALVSDPKEIVEHVLSVKEAINELDRLCSPGTVVVDDLMTVRPRGSVQHLGSTVSGALLPGKDAWDAFNILFPSITATGIPKQAALEGIGRLEKHPRELYSGAILLIEDPETWDVALVLRTVFQGREKQRIQAGAGIVAQSSPGRELTETSEKLASIAPYVIAERNQKD; from the coding sequence ATGGCTGTTCTTCCAACCTCCATATATTTGCGCCCTGGTCCCCCAGACGCCCTACAAAGAGTTGCAACTGTTTTGTCCAAGCTCAAATCCGATGACTACTACGCATACGAGCGCACAGGTGTTTGGTATTTGGGTATCGGAAACCGCTCGTCAGTGACAATTGACCCCGAAGGACGGAAAGCAACCTTTTCTACGAACGGAAAGGATGAAGTGCGATCCATCGATGGTGGAGTGACCGATGTTGTGCGAGAATACACCTCCGCAAATGAGGACTGTGGAACCAGAATCTATGGCTACATAGGGTTTAGCTATGCCCTATTGCTACGGGGCATTCCTCACACTGCTGGGGAATGGCCAATGCTGAGTCTTATGGTTCCACGTACTGAGGTGGTCTTTTATCCAGATAGAATCACGCTGACTGGAGTCGACAAGGGAGAGACGGTGGAACTCTCTGCGTTGGTCGATGATACCACTTGCATAGAACCATCACCAGGACATCCCATTGACACGAATACCAGAGCAAGTGAATACGTGGAACAAGTCGAGGCTGCGTTGGCAGATATaagagcagagaaatatacGAAGGTCATCCCTTCTCGTGCTGTGAGCCTTCCTTGGAGAGTGGACATGCCTGGAACCCTGCTATGTGGACGACAACATAACAACCCCGCCCGCTCATTTTGTCTGCGTCATGGCAACAACCAGGCTATTGGATTCAGCCCGGAGCTTGTAATGTCCCTGCGAGATGGTAAGGTGACGACGGAGCCGCTCGCTGGAACTCGATCGcaggaggagggaggggatAAATccaaaaagctcaaggaggCATTGGTTAGTGACCCGAAGGAAATAGTTGAACATGTGTTGTCGGTGAAAGAGGCAATAAATGAACTGGACAGGCTGTGCTCTCCTGGCACTGTAGTTGTGGACGACTTAATGACTGTCCGGCCTCGGGGGAGTGTGCAGCACCTGGGCTCGACCGTATCAGGTGCTCTGCTGCCTGGAAAGGATGCATGGGATGCATTTAATATCCTATTCCCTTCGATTACTGCTACTGGAATCCCAAAGCAAGCTGCACTGGAAGGTATTGGGCGTCTTGAGAAGCACCCCCGGGAGCTTTATTCAGGTGCAATTTTGCTGATAGAGGATCCTGAAACCTGGGATGTCGCACTTGTCCTTCGAACAGTTTTCCAGGGAcgggaaaagcaaaggatTCAAGCTGGAGCAGGCATCGTTGCGCAGTCATCGCCTGGGCGAGAATTGACTGAAACCTCTGAAAAGCTGGCCAGTATTGCGCCATATGTTATTGCCGAACGGAATCAGAAGGACTGA
- a CDS encoding Gfo/Idh/MocA family protein (predicted dehydrogenases and related proteins) translates to MASKIFNVGVIGYGLSAKIYQIPFISAVKSLKLYAVVQRTPKPDNNAELGFHGIKSFRSTELNDSHLELAKLALNAGKHVNCSRNNMWNQSVVVEKPFTPTYQEAQKLIDLAKKQSRLLTVYQSRRWDADYLTLSKLIKDGSLGRIVDYETRFERHVPDIPGSRWRTESIPGGGAIYDLVIRPAKRITAFLGNQREGIDGSDDSFTVLMHYDEFMATAKAAGIRTFKKVSDSALIIYEQELLLGLSQFYFDMQEEQLKSGIRPRDDSYRIEPSERYGK, encoded by the exons ATGGCGTCCAAAATCTTCAACGTCGGAGTCATCGGCTACGGCCTTAGTGCTAAAATCTATCAAATTCCATTTATCAGTGCAGTCAAAAGTCTCAAGCTCTATGCTGTTGTCCAACGGACACCAAAACCGGATAATAATGCAGAATTAGGTTTTCATGGGATCAAAAGCTTCCGCAGCACGGAGTTAAATG ACTCTCATCTCGAGCTGGCGAAGCTGGCTCTGAATGCGGGAAAGCATG TGAACTGTTCTCGAAATAACATGTGGAACCAATCAGTCGTGGTCGAAAAGCCATTCACGCCAACGTACCAAGAAGCCCAGAAACTCATAGATCTCGCCAAGAAACAGAGCCGATTGCTCACTGTGTATCAGA gCCGACGATGGGATGCGGACTACCTCACACTTTCTAAGCTCATCAAAGATGGCTCCCTCGGCAGAATAGTAGATTATGAGACACGATTCGAGCGCCATGTACCTGACATTCCAGGATCCAGATGGAGAACTGAATCGATACCTGGTGGCGGGGCCATCTATGATTTGG TTATTCGGCCTGCCAAGCGGATCACCGCGTTCCTCGGCAACCAAAGAGAGGGAATCGATGGCAGCGATGATTCGTTTACTGTGCTAATGCACTACGATGAATTCATGGCTACGGCTAAAGCAGCTGGCATAA GAACGTTCAAGAAGGTTAGTGATAGTGCACTCATAATTTACGAACAAGAGCTACTCCTAGGCTTATCCCAGTTCTACTTCGATATGCAAGAAGAACAGCTGAAATCGGGCATACGTCCTAGAGACGATAGCTATAGAATCGAGCCGAGTGAGCGATATGGTAAGTAA